Proteins encoded within one genomic window of Alteribacter populi:
- the racA gene encoding chromosome-anchoring protein RacA, with the protein MATAFKTKSVAERLGVNPTTVQRWIKYFKLDCEMNELGHYVLTEDTVHTLQVIHKQLSEGKKLKDVKLGGTKEPIRDKEMVASHVFNDRFGQILLHVDQLEKKLSEKADEVVEYQMLQHRQEIDDLADLLKKVDKRLQSLEHSISEKENQVVYLNNHKKPKGPKKKMFSNIFSFILK; encoded by the coding sequence ATGGCAACAGCTTTCAAAACAAAATCGGTCGCAGAGAGACTTGGTGTTAACCCGACGACGGTTCAAAGGTGGATAAAATATTTTAAACTTGATTGTGAGATGAACGAGCTTGGTCATTACGTGTTGACAGAAGATACCGTACACACGTTGCAGGTTATTCATAAACAATTAAGTGAAGGAAAAAAACTAAAAGACGTAAAACTAGGTGGAACTAAAGAGCCAATCAGGGATAAAGAGATGGTAGCAAGTCATGTATTTAATGATCGTTTTGGGCAAATTCTCCTTCATGTAGATCAACTAGAAAAGAAGTTATCTGAAAAAGCCGATGAAGTGGTCGAGTATCAGATGCTTCAACATCGTCAGGAAATTGATGACCTTGCAGATTTATTGAAGAAAGTCGATAAACGTCTACAAAGCTTGGAACATTCTATTTCTGAAAAAGAAAATCAAGTCGTTTATTTAAATAACCATAAAAAACCTAAAGGCCCGAAGAAAAAAATGTTCTCTAATATTTTTTCTTTTATTCTAAAATAA
- a CDS encoding DUF2524 family protein — MTNYNDMEQTISEIRTVMEEAEAQLDNSKRVQPGDPVDFTEAQRHLQEVHLELEKLMISANAEQRDQLVRVEQQIHQLQNRMILGI, encoded by the coding sequence GTGACAAACTATAATGACATGGAGCAGACAATTTCTGAAATTCGTACAGTAATGGAAGAAGCGGAAGCTCAACTTGACAATTCTAAACGGGTCCAGCCTGGAGACCCTGTTGACTTTACTGAGGCACAACGACATTTACAAGAAGTCCATTTAGAATTGGAAAAGTTAATGATTAGCGCCAATGCCGAACAAAGAGACCAATTAGTTCGAGTCGAACAGCAAATTCACCAACTGCAAAACCGAATGATCCTAGGCATTTAA
- a CDS encoding YeeE/YedE family protein → MNIKESAAKQESATTTPLPPMQTTHYLVGSIAFLLLALVSYLVSGVQMVILLSFGLVFGYALFHARFGFTSAFRRFIAVGNGQALRAHMLMLAVAITLFAPILHFGIGFFGVDPAGFVSPVGTSVIVGSFLFGIGMQLGNGCASGTLYSLGGGKSSMILVLISFIIGSVFGAWHFEFWTEDMPNLAGISLAEDTGLGYLGAWVLQMIIFGGVIILTLYVRKKRRPPSMQVLPTTQGWKRMIRGAWPIWVAAIVLALFNALTLMVRGQPWGITGAFALWGSKVAQLLGIDVLQWGYWANGNPQQLEESVFKDSTSVMNFGVMVGAFMAAAAGGIFSFTKKIPFKIAMASILGGMLMGYGARLAFGCNIGAYFGGIASFSVHGWLWMLFGMLGTYVALFIRPLFGLKNPKRDDRFC, encoded by the coding sequence ATGAACATAAAAGAATCAGCAGCAAAACAAGAGTCAGCAACCACAACACCATTACCTCCTATGCAGACAACTCACTATTTAGTAGGAAGCATCGCCTTTCTGTTGCTTGCGTTAGTCAGTTATCTGGTTTCAGGTGTTCAGATGGTAATCTTGCTCAGCTTCGGCTTAGTATTCGGTTATGCATTATTCCATGCCCGGTTTGGTTTCACGTCAGCTTTTAGACGATTTATAGCTGTAGGAAATGGTCAGGCACTGCGAGCACATATGCTAATGCTAGCAGTCGCAATTACGCTTTTTGCACCGATTTTACATTTTGGCATCGGCTTCTTCGGAGTCGACCCTGCTGGGTTTGTTTCTCCGGTAGGGACAAGCGTGATTGTTGGATCCTTTCTTTTCGGAATAGGGATGCAGCTCGGGAATGGTTGTGCTTCAGGTACTTTGTATTCTCTTGGCGGCGGAAAATCTTCGATGATTTTAGTGCTTATTAGCTTTATAATTGGTTCAGTATTCGGAGCATGGCATTTTGAATTCTGGACTGAAGACATGCCAAACTTAGCAGGTATTTCGCTTGCTGAAGATACTGGCCTCGGTTACCTTGGAGCATGGGTTTTACAAATGATCATTTTCGGAGGCGTAATCATTCTCACACTTTATGTTAGAAAAAAACGTCGTCCGCCGTCAATGCAAGTTCTTCCCACGACTCAAGGCTGGAAACGAATGATCCGTGGTGCATGGCCAATTTGGGTAGCTGCAATTGTTTTGGCGCTATTTAACGCACTAACATTAATGGTTCGCGGACAGCCTTGGGGAATTACCGGAGCTTTTGCTCTTTGGGGCTCAAAAGTAGCACAACTTCTAGGTATTGATGTCCTGCAGTGGGGATACTGGGCAAATGGAAATCCGCAGCAGTTAGAGGAATCCGTTTTTAAAGACTCGACAAGTGTCATGAATTTTGGTGTCATGGTTGGTGCCTTTATGGCTGCTGCCGCGGGAGGAATCTTTAGCTTCACAAAAAAGATACCTTTTAAAATTGCCATGGCTTCCATTCTTGGTGGGATGTTAATGGGGTATGGCGCACGTCTAGCATTCGGGTGTAATATCGGGGCTTACTTTGGAGGTATTGCTTCCTTTAGTGTACACGGTTGGCTTTGGATGTTATTTGGTATGTTAGGTACGTACGTTGCTCTTTTCATTAGACCATTATTCGGCCTTAAAAACCCGAAACGTGATGATCGCTTTTGTTAA
- a CDS encoding PH domain-containing protein, translating into METNHSIHRPRPDQKISDQALIVWRIAAVIELIFYLLVPVAYWWLSRFVDFFPFWFLWIIIGGLVIYGLVSVGIFPKWHWQRWRYRIYDNEVELLYGIFIIRRVIIPMIRVQHVDTEQGPLLRRYGLASVKVTTAATVHEIPALAESKADEVRDHIARLAREADPDE; encoded by the coding sequence ATGGAGACGAATCATTCCATTCATAGACCACGTCCAGATCAAAAAATTTCCGACCAAGCATTAATCGTATGGCGAATTGCGGCAGTTATTGAACTTATTTTTTATCTCTTAGTACCAGTCGCTTACTGGTGGCTCTCTCGTTTTGTAGATTTCTTCCCATTTTGGTTTTTATGGATTATTATTGGTGGTTTAGTCATATATGGCTTAGTAAGTGTAGGGATATTTCCTAAGTGGCACTGGCAGCGGTGGCGGTACAGAATTTATGATAATGAAGTGGAGCTATTGTATGGTATTTTTATTATTAGGCGCGTCATTATCCCAATGATCCGTGTGCAGCACGTAGACACTGAACAAGGACCTTTATTGCGTCGCTACGGACTGGCTTCGGTAAAAGTTACTACAGCTGCTACGGTTCATGAAATTCCTGCACTCGCGGAATCAAAGGCTGATGAAGTACGGGATCATATTGCGCGGTTAGCAAGGGAAGCTGATCCAGATGAATGA
- a CDS encoding trimeric intracellular cation channel family protein, which yields MTWELFNVIGTIAFALSGVIVAMEEDYDIMGVYILGLVTAFGGGAIRNLLIGLPVTALWEQGTLFTIAIVVMTLAFIFPIWINKWLKWGILFDAIGLAAFAIQGALFAQGMGLPLSAVIVAAMLTGTGGGIVRDVLAGRKPLVFSSDIYVLWAIFGGLVIGITEIQAMWQLLILLVAIVTLRMLSVQYRWQLPHKNVKASG from the coding sequence TTGACTTGGGAATTATTTAACGTAATTGGTACAATTGCATTTGCATTAAGTGGTGTCATTGTTGCAATGGAAGAAGACTATGACATCATGGGTGTATATATATTAGGTCTGGTAACTGCTTTTGGCGGAGGAGCAATCCGCAACCTCCTCATCGGCCTTCCTGTAACAGCTTTATGGGAACAAGGAACTTTGTTTACGATTGCCATTGTGGTCATGACACTGGCTTTTATTTTTCCTATTTGGATTAATAAATGGTTAAAATGGGGAATTTTATTTGATGCGATTGGTTTAGCGGCATTTGCTATTCAAGGGGCGCTGTTTGCTCAAGGAATGGGGCTTCCTTTAAGTGCAGTGATTGTTGCAGCAATGCTCACAGGTACTGGAGGAGGGATCGTCCGTGACGTCCTTGCCGGAAGAAAACCACTTGTATTCAGCAGCGACATTTACGTGCTTTGGGCCATTTTTGGCGGGCTTGTTATTGGAATCACTGAAATACAAGCAATGTGGCAATTACTTATTCTACTCGTCGCTATTGTTACCCTTAGAATGTTATCAGTGCAATATCGTTGGCAGTTACCTCATAAAAATGTTAAAGCGTCAGGATAA
- a CDS encoding TlpA disulfide reductase family protein has protein sequence MKAPEFTLINPMTNETVSLTDFDNKAVLITFWVSWCPDSKLDLPNKEQLYKAMKTNELDMVMVNVVGREGTQEAGIDYYQEQGFTFPMLIDEKTKTYDAYHCMSVPTTFLLNKQHEIAGRFNDKASFQEILTSIGKVLEQ, from the coding sequence ATGAAAGCTCCAGAGTTTACGCTTATAAATCCAATGACAAATGAAACAGTATCGTTAACGGACTTTGATAATAAAGCAGTCTTAATAACCTTTTGGGTTTCCTGGTGTCCTGACTCTAAGCTTGATCTTCCAAACAAAGAACAGCTTTATAAAGCAATGAAAACAAATGAGTTAGACATGGTAATGGTGAACGTTGTCGGAAGAGAAGGCACGCAAGAGGCAGGCATCGATTATTACCAAGAACAAGGATTTACGTTTCCGATGTTGATTGACGAGAAAACGAAAACGTATGATGCATACCATTGTATGAGCGTGCCGACGACATTTCTCCTAAATAAACAACATGAGATTGCAGGCAGATTTAATGATAAAGCATCATTTCAGGAAATTTTAACAAGTATCGGCAAGGTATTGGAGCAGTGA
- a CDS encoding conserved virulence factor C family protein → MKIKAIEPTPSPNTMKLTLSESLPQGKSHNFTAKNLDDAPSFVKDLFTIEGVKGVYHVADFIAVERNAKVDWKVILPKVRQVFGEDAEEEEEEKVEVDEHYGEVNVAVQLFKGIPMQVKASTGEEEVRVGLPGAFQEAAMNAQLPDDNVVLQRKWAEQKPRYGDLQDVADEVAEELEAAYTDDRLSRLVKEAHNDSPAEIAGKKEWLKVTPEMLDDPDWRKRFAVFEQMNPTLDDLPVIEKALQDEKASMRRLATVYLGMIEDEKVLPYLYEALKDKSVTVRRTAGDTFSDIGSPKAIPAMIDALKDKNKLVRWRAAMFLYEVGDESAIEALKNAQEDPEFEVSMQVKLALARIEGGEEAKGSVWKQMTETMQKDQ, encoded by the coding sequence ATGAAGATTAAAGCAATTGAGCCTACACCAAGTCCAAATACAATGAAACTTACACTTAGCGAATCATTACCTCAAGGAAAGAGTCATAATTTCACAGCAAAAAATCTCGATGATGCCCCCTCCTTTGTGAAGGATCTTTTTACTATTGAAGGGGTAAAGGGTGTTTATCATGTTGCAGACTTTATTGCTGTTGAAAGAAATGCTAAAGTCGACTGGAAAGTAATTTTGCCTAAAGTACGTCAGGTTTTTGGCGAAGACGCCGAAGAAGAGGAAGAAGAAAAGGTTGAAGTAGATGAACATTATGGGGAAGTGAATGTCGCTGTTCAATTGTTCAAAGGGATTCCGATGCAAGTAAAAGCATCAACAGGGGAAGAAGAAGTAAGAGTTGGGTTACCTGGTGCATTCCAAGAAGCGGCTATGAACGCCCAGCTCCCGGATGATAATGTCGTTCTGCAGCGGAAATGGGCTGAACAAAAACCTCGATACGGTGATTTGCAGGATGTAGCTGACGAAGTAGCTGAAGAGCTTGAGGCAGCATATACTGATGACCGTCTAAGCCGGTTAGTTAAGGAAGCTCACAATGATTCACCTGCGGAAATAGCGGGTAAAAAAGAATGGTTAAAAGTAACCCCTGAGATGCTTGACGACCCTGACTGGCGTAAAAGATTTGCCGTTTTTGAACAAATGAACCCTACATTAGATGACCTACCTGTTATTGAAAAGGCGCTACAAGATGAGAAAGCTTCAATGCGTCGATTAGCTACTGTATATTTAGGGATGATTGAAGACGAAAAGGTCCTTCCTTATTTATACGAAGCGTTAAAAGATAAATCCGTAACAGTAAGGCGAACAGCCGGTGATACGTTTTCCGACATTGGAAGTCCAAAGGCAATTCCTGCGATGATTGATGCACTTAAGGATAAAAATAAGCTTGTACGCTGGCGGGCTGCAATGTTTTTATATGAAGTCGGTGACGAGTCCGCGATCGAGGCTCTGAAAAATGCACAAGAAGACCCAGAGTTTGAAGTCAGTATGCAAGTGAAGTTAGCTCTTGCTCGAATTGAAGGTGGAGAAGAAGCTAAAGGTTCGGTTTGGAAACAGATGACAGAGACGATGCAAAAAGATCAATAA
- a CDS encoding thioredoxin family protein, whose product MISCHSELELKNLIKQGNVLVYFYTPMCGTCELAHQFLTLVEPLFDNVTIYKCNLSYFTNLSIRYEIQSVPCAILFRNGTVLNKIYAFQSVTNIYEQLQVAYQNQEGSS is encoded by the coding sequence TTGATATCGTGTCATTCAGAATTAGAACTTAAGAACCTTATTAAACAAGGGAATGTTCTCGTTTATTTTTATACTCCGATGTGCGGGACTTGTGAGCTGGCGCACCAGTTTTTAACTTTGGTGGAACCATTATTTGATAATGTTACTATTTATAAATGTAACTTATCCTATTTTACAAACCTTTCGATTCGCTATGAAATACAAAGTGTACCTTGTGCAATTTTATTTCGTAATGGAACAGTTTTAAATAAAATATACGCATTTCAATCAGTGACAAATATTTATGAACAGTTACAAGTAGCATATCAAAATCAGGAGGGGTCATCATGA
- a CDS encoding YppE family protein, producing MTTEVHKLEVLTDRLLVLNNEAFNHFENYAKQKQNADFATYVKPFADDVKEASDQWLPLASVFVIKTKPKYLHDKQIQTAHENLTISSVTCFQADTKKKRFVEMNKSVRYTLELLKEAIEKNQ from the coding sequence ATGACAACAGAGGTTCACAAACTAGAAGTATTAACTGACCGCTTACTTGTTTTAAACAATGAGGCTTTCAACCATTTTGAGAATTATGCTAAACAAAAACAAAACGCAGATTTCGCAACTTACGTAAAGCCTTTCGCTGATGATGTAAAAGAAGCTAGTGATCAATGGTTACCTTTGGCATCGGTTTTTGTTATTAAAACCAAGCCCAAATATCTTCACGATAAGCAAATTCAGACGGCACATGAAAATTTGACAATTTCTTCTGTTACTTGCTTTCAAGCAGATACAAAAAAGAAAAGGTTCGTTGAGATGAATAAGTCTGTTCGATATACATTAGAATTGCTCAAAGAGGCGATTGAGAAAAACCAATGA
- a CDS encoding cysteine hydrolase family protein — MRAFIVVDYTHDFVAEDGRLTCGERGQQIEDRITQLTNQFFDSDDFVVMAVDVHDENDHHHPESNLFPPHNIRGTKGRKLYGKLGEFYGEAIKKEYGNLLWMDKTRYSAFVGTDLELKLRERSINEIHLAGVCTDICVLHTAVDAFNKGFKVVIHSDAVQSFNETGHDWALTHFKLTLGAKVVEKGVEV, encoded by the coding sequence ATGCGTGCATTTATTGTGGTTGATTATACGCATGATTTTGTAGCAGAGGACGGACGGCTCACTTGTGGAGAACGAGGTCAACAAATTGAAGATAGAATTACACAGTTAACCAACCAGTTTTTTGATTCAGATGATTTTGTTGTAATGGCAGTAGATGTCCATGATGAAAACGATCATCATCACCCAGAATCGAACCTTTTTCCTCCCCATAATATTCGCGGGACAAAAGGACGTAAGCTCTACGGAAAACTAGGAGAATTTTATGGGGAAGCAATAAAAAAGGAATACGGAAATCTACTTTGGATGGATAAAACACGCTATAGTGCTTTTGTTGGAACTGACCTAGAACTTAAATTACGCGAACGCTCAATCAATGAAATTCATCTTGCAGGGGTATGCACGGACATTTGTGTATTGCATACAGCAGTTGACGCCTTTAACAAAGGATTCAAGGTCGTCATCCACAGTGATGCTGTTCAAAGTTTTAATGAAACAGGTCACGATTGGGCTTTAACTCACTTTAAGTTAACATTAGGGGCGAAGGTAGTAGAAAAAGGAGTAGAGGTATAG
- a CDS encoding DUF2515 family protein, translating to MNKNEQRIIEKVKAEIAKGNLDNISRTVFYHQYNIRNPEIKWSYLAGYVSRNAGWAMTDLCSKPYQQLLNGSLRKRLFMAYERANWLIFSDAFPQLLIYEQSKRDGEPYFHLLSHFGVSQWIVKKWCEFWRKKNEEKLLVAQIVNEQAIIQKPVIDQAFYRKYVFKTSAFKWQDRLHFSTVLFPTKEGQIFGCSVHNFTQIEKRVELGRKLAWILFHAPEREALRQFHESVVHSGSRHDYQQFSARRYPKTPILRWAFPVVRHNREYDDDWVDYLGFNPNRLVVPLELVKKYNLTDWYEGKVNQLQMAAIVERFYNWVSDRTFNKKESRLRKTK from the coding sequence ATGAACAAAAATGAACAGCGTATCATTGAAAAGGTGAAAGCTGAAATAGCTAAAGGTAACCTTGATAATATTTCACGTACTGTATTTTATCACCAATACAACATAAGAAACCCTGAAATAAAATGGTCCTATCTTGCTGGTTACGTGTCAAGAAATGCGGGATGGGCAATGACAGATCTATGCAGTAAACCATATCAGCAATTATTAAACGGTTCTTTACGTAAGCGATTATTTATGGCCTATGAACGAGCCAATTGGCTCATTTTTTCTGATGCTTTTCCACAATTGTTGATTTATGAACAGTCAAAACGGGATGGAGAGCCATACTTTCATTTACTTTCCCATTTTGGCGTTAGTCAATGGATTGTAAAAAAATGGTGTGAATTTTGGAGAAAAAAAAATGAAGAAAAACTGTTAGTTGCTCAAATTGTCAATGAACAGGCAATCATTCAAAAGCCGGTGATTGACCAGGCATTTTACCGGAAGTATGTGTTTAAAACGAGTGCCTTTAAATGGCAGGATCGACTGCACTTTAGTACTGTATTATTTCCTACAAAAGAAGGTCAGATTTTTGGCTGCTCAGTACATAACTTCACCCAAATTGAAAAGCGTGTCGAGCTTGGGAGAAAGTTAGCTTGGATTTTGTTTCATGCACCTGAAAGAGAAGCCTTGCGTCAGTTCCATGAATCGGTTGTTCATAGTGGCTCTCGTCATGATTATCAACAATTTTCAGCTAGAAGATACCCTAAAACACCGATTTTGCGATGGGCTTTTCCAGTGGTTCGCCACAACCGGGAGTATGATGATGATTGGGTAGATTACCTGGGATTTAACCCTAATCGCCTCGTAGTACCACTGGAACTAGTGAAGAAGTACAATTTAACAGATTGGTACGAAGGGAAGGTTAATCAGCTGCAAATGGCTGCAATAGTAGAAAGGTTTTATAATTGGGTATCAGATCGTACTTTTAATAAGAAGGAAAGTCGTCTAAGGAAAACAAAATAA
- a CDS encoding TcaA NTF2-like domain-containing protein — MKLSLIIRSVFFPMVILFMMVGCDDQIVWDQAEEESEKNVEEFIVEYREAWNESLSTQSFSIVEPYLYPNSQYYHMKRRTHQEYMSQRVVEETLELNVRSVEKSEDGEYRTVVEEKVLKSGGEEGEETRLRMYYLLPFKDQYRVTQMERQELS, encoded by the coding sequence GTGAAGCTAAGTTTAATTATTCGTAGTGTATTTTTTCCGATGGTCATTCTTTTTATGATGGTAGGTTGTGATGACCAAATTGTTTGGGATCAGGCAGAAGAAGAGTCCGAAAAAAATGTAGAGGAATTTATCGTTGAATACAGAGAAGCTTGGAATGAAAGCTTATCGACTCAATCTTTTTCTATTGTAGAACCTTACCTCTATCCGAACTCACAGTATTATCATATGAAGCGCCGGACACACCAAGAATATATGTCGCAAAGAGTAGTTGAAGAGACGTTGGAGCTAAATGTGCGCTCTGTTGAGAAAAGTGAAGACGGTGAATACCGTACTGTAGTTGAAGAGAAAGTTTTAAAAAGCGGTGGAGAAGAAGGAGAAGAAACCCGTTTAAGAATGTATTATTTACTACCGTTTAAGGATCAATATCGTGTGACACAGATGGAGCGTCAGGAATTATCCTGA
- a CDS encoding YjcZ family sporulation protein, translating into MSGYYGGFALIVVLFILLVIVGSAYVY; encoded by the coding sequence ATGTCCGGATATTATGGTGGTTTTGCGTTAATTGTAGTGTTGTTTATCCTACTCGTTATCGTAGGGTCCGCTTACGTTTACTAA
- the recU gene encoding Holliday junction resolvase RecU: MAFRYPNGKKFTPNRNVNKQKDVKKDARFSNRGMTLEEDINTTNEYYLAHNIAVIHKKPTPLQIVNVHYPSRSAAVVTEAYFQKPSTTDYNGVYEGKYIDFEAKETKNKTSFPFKNFHDHQIDHMKRVLEQGGFAFALLRFTLTDEVYFLEAEHLIRFYDERDQERKSIRKKDIETYGHLIPLSFQPRIDYLSILKTLL, encoded by the coding sequence GTGGCCTTCCGCTATCCAAACGGAAAAAAATTTACGCCAAACCGAAACGTAAACAAACAAAAAGACGTCAAAAAGGATGCACGGTTCAGTAATCGTGGGATGACTTTAGAAGAAGACATTAATACAACAAACGAATATTATCTCGCTCATAATATTGCGGTCATTCATAAAAAACCGACACCGCTTCAAATTGTTAATGTTCATTATCCTTCTCGTAGTGCTGCAGTGGTAACGGAAGCTTATTTTCAAAAACCCTCTACTACAGATTACAATGGTGTTTATGAGGGTAAATACATTGACTTCGAGGCGAAAGAAACAAAAAATAAAACCTCGTTTCCATTTAAGAACTTCCATGATCACCAAATTGATCATATGAAACGTGTTCTCGAACAAGGAGGCTTTGCCTTTGCATTGTTACGCTTTACACTAACCGATGAAGTATATTTTTTAGAAGCAGAACATTTAATCCGCTTTTACGATGAACGAGATCAAGAACGTAAATCCATTCGAAAAAAAGATATCGAAACTTATGGTCATCTCATCCCGCTTAGTTTCCAGCCGAGAATTGATTACTTATCTATTCTTAAAACACTACTATAA
- a CDS encoding PH domain-containing protein, with amino-acid sequence MNEFKRQHPISIFVSFFSNLRQMIITLIVLFFFGTSQTANPWFYGIAFSALLLFSFVSGFIHWLTFRYQLDDQELHIKHGLIFRKKRYIHQDRVQSIDLNAKLIQRLFNLVEVKIETAGGGEEPEFRIVALNKEEAGQIRYELLHRKAHFGENEEQLSPPGDSASWSIQEDEDKVKDEVDYRWGLSTKRLVIAAITSSGIGVAATFVAAIFSQIQQFVPESWYETAAGFVLQSSLILLISFVVLVLLIGWLIRIISTILKYGQFKIEKTGSDVVISRGVLEQRQLTINTQRITAIRLVQNMLRQPFGYASVYVETAGGGTKAEDLSTILIPLCKESEVRAHLQEIAPDFAFERPLTRLPKKSMKRYMVRLTVPVLLAAAVATYFVDYGAYSLIVIGFALGLGYWQYKDAGIGVNDHFLWMRTRKVVRTTVIVPRKRIQSVEITSNPLQRMDELTTIEVSILTSILGKTFSLKHLSENQAMKYFQWYSYEKEKQIRS; translated from the coding sequence ATGAATGAATTTAAAAGGCAGCATCCAATTTCGATTTTTGTATCCTTTTTTAGTAATTTGCGTCAAATGATTATTACTCTCATTGTCTTGTTCTTCTTTGGTACATCTCAAACAGCAAACCCGTGGTTTTATGGAATCGCTTTTTCGGCTCTCCTTCTTTTCTCATTTGTGTCTGGATTTATCCACTGGCTTACGTTTCGTTATCAGTTGGATGACCAGGAATTACATATTAAACATGGGCTGATATTTCGAAAGAAGCGGTACATCCATCAAGATCGTGTACAAAGTATCGACTTAAATGCAAAGCTAATCCAACGATTATTTAATCTTGTAGAAGTGAAAATTGAAACGGCTGGAGGCGGAGAGGAACCTGAGTTTAGAATCGTTGCTTTAAATAAAGAGGAAGCCGGGCAAATCCGCTACGAACTTCTTCATCGAAAAGCGCACTTTGGAGAAAACGAGGAACAGTTGAGTCCCCCCGGAGACTCCGCTTCCTGGTCGATACAAGAAGACGAGGACAAAGTGAAAGACGAGGTAGACTATCGATGGGGTTTGTCAACAAAGCGTCTTGTTATTGCCGCCATCACTTCAAGTGGGATCGGAGTGGCTGCCACGTTTGTAGCCGCGATTTTTTCTCAAATACAACAATTTGTACCTGAAAGCTGGTATGAAACTGCAGCCGGTTTTGTGCTTCAATCTTCACTCATATTACTCATATCGTTTGTAGTACTCGTTTTGCTAATTGGATGGCTGATCCGAATCATCAGTACAATTCTTAAGTATGGACAATTTAAAATCGAGAAGACCGGCAGCGATGTGGTGATTTCTAGGGGCGTATTGGAGCAACGGCAATTGACAATTAATACACAGCGAATAACAGCTATTCGTCTCGTTCAAAATATGCTTCGTCAGCCATTTGGATATGCTTCCGTTTATGTGGAAACTGCAGGAGGCGGGACGAAGGCTGAAGACCTTTCAACTATTTTGATCCCCCTATGTAAGGAATCTGAGGTCCGTGCTCATTTACAAGAAATAGCACCAGATTTTGCTTTTGAACGACCACTTACGAGATTACCGAAAAAAAGCATGAAGAGATACATGGTCAGATTGACAGTTCCAGTTCTTCTTGCGGCAGCTGTTGCTACTTACTTTGTTGATTACGGTGCATATAGCCTTATCGTAATAGGGTTTGCTCTAGGTCTTGGGTATTGGCAATATAAAGACGCCGGAATTGGTGTGAATGATCACTTCTTATGGATGCGGACGCGGAAAGTTGTGCGAACGACCGTGATTGTACCGAGAAAACGAATTCAATCTGTGGAAATTACAAGTAATCCATTACAGCGAATGGATGAATTAACGACGATCGAGGTTTCGATTTTAACAAGCATACTAGGAAAAACATTTTCACTGAAACATCTATCTGAAAATCAAGCCATGAAGTATTTTCAATGGTACTCATATGAAAAAGAGAAGCAGATACGTTCGTAG